Below is a window of Brachyspira hampsonii DNA.
GTCTATACTTAATAAAAGTAAGAATATCTTAAATGATTATATAAAAATAATAAGCATAAAAAATGTATTAATTATATTGACAGCGGTTATTATAGTTTCTATAATATTCATACCCAAAATAAAAGTAAATTTTTCTGCTAATCAGCTTTATAACACACCTAATTTTTTATTAAATAGTGAAAGGGAAGTTTATAAAAGATTAAATACATCTCTAGCAAAAAATATTATTATTTCAAGAGGAGATACTCTTTCAAAGGCATTATATGCCGAAGAGAGTATAGAAGATAATTTCAGTAATAATAATTATACGGCTATATCTAAGATACTATATTCAGAAGAGAGACAAAGAGATAATGTTAAGTTAGTAAATGATAAATTAATGCCTATATTAAAAAAACAGACTGATGCTCTGAGTTTAGATGATAATTCCTACAATAGAATAAAATCAGAATTTGAAAAAGCTAAAGATGAAGTTCTTGATATAAATAAAATACTTGAAAATACAAATTTCAATGATTTAAATAAAATTATAGTTACTAATAATAATAAATATTTTATTATAGCAACAAGTGATTATGATACAAATAATATAATAAAATCGGATAATAATGATGTAAAAATATTTAATATAAGCGAAGAAATTAATGATGCTTTGGATAATACGGCAAAAACTGCTGTAAAAATGGCTGTAATTGCTTATATTATAATATTTATAGCTATGATGATATTTTTTGAAACTAGCAAGGCTATAGCTATAATAATTGTACAGTTGATGTCTGTATTAATAAATTTATCAATACACTCTATATTCGGTATTAATATAAATATATTTTCTATATTTGCTTTGATACTTTCAATAGGAATATCAATAGATTATTCTATATTTTTCTCAAATAGTGCTGCAGATAAAGAGATTACATTTTTAGCTGTATTTTTATCCATGATGACAACTGTATTATCATTCGGTACATTAGCATTCAGCAGTTTTATACCTGTAAAATCTTTCGGGTTATTTTTGTTTATTGGAATTTTATCATCATTTATAATTTCACCTGTACTATTTAATTTTAATAAATTGATAAAAAATAATAGTGATTAAATAATTTGACTTTTTTGTTATAGAATTATATACTCGACTCTGAGGTATTATATGAGTAATGTATTATTAGATTTCGGAATTATTAATTGTTTGGCTAGGAATAAGGAAGAATTGTATAATAAATATTTTTTAAACGGAGAATATGGTTTAAAAGAAAATAATGATTATGTTAAAAAATTTTTCTTAGGCAAAATAGACAATGACTTTTTTAATTTTGAGCTTGATAACCCTTATAATAATAAAATAAATAAAATGGCTTTGCATGCGGTCAATCAATTAAAGCCTATAATAGATGAGGCTAAAAAGAGATACGGAAAAAATAGAATATCCGTTATAGTAGGTACTTGTGAGAATGGAAGCGATGAAACTAAGGATTATATATTAAAAGGAAGTGTAATTGATGAGAAAAAAATATTGATTATGCAAAGCCTTAATATATGCTGTGATTTTTTAAAGAAATATTTTGATGTTTCAGGCATATCATTTACTGTATCTACTGCATGTACTTCTAGTGCCAATGCTATAATAGCAGCAGATGAGCTTATAAGAAGCGGAGTAATAGATGCTGCTATAGTTGGAGGAGCTGATGTTGTAACTGACACTGTCGTTTACGGATTTGATTCTCTTGAAGTGGTTGATTATAATAAAACTAATTCTTTTTCAAAAAATAGAAAAGGTATAAATTTAGGAGAAGGTGCTGCTTTTACAGTTATTGCAAAAGATAATTTAATTGATTCAAAAAATGCTTTATATCTTAAAGGCTATAACAGTAATTCAGATTCTCATCATATGACTAGTCCGGATATAAACGGCACTACTACAAGCAAATGTATCAATGATGCTTTAAAACATGCTGATATGAATATAAATGATATAGATTATATTAATCTTCATGGCACAGGCACTTCAATAAATGATAAAATGGAAAGCACTACTCTAAATATAGTTAATGCTGCTAATATATACTGCAGTTCTAGTAAAACATCATTCGGTCATACTATAGGGGCAGCAGCTGCTATGGAGCTTGGAGTTTGCTATATTGCACTTTCTGATATTAATAAAGAAAAAATACTTCCTCCGCATTTATATGACGGTGAGTATGATGATACATTGGCTAAAATAAATTTGGTTACTAGTAAAGTTAAAGCTGAAAGACTTGAAAATTGTATGAGCGTATCCTTTGGTTTTGGAGGAAGCAATACTTGTTTGATAGTAGGAAAATAATTTTGTATTAATAATATTATGGAAAATAAATATAAATTGAATATACCTCATAAAGGAAAAATGTTATTGATAGAAGGTATATCTGATATAAATTTTGATGATAAAGAGATACTTTCTTTTGCAGATATTAAGAAAGATAATATTTTTTATGATATTTCAGAACCTGAAGGTATAGACTCTTATATATTTACTGAATATGCAGCACAGACTGTGGCGGCTTATAATGGTGCTTTATCAGATAATGATGATAATAAAAGAATAGGGTTTATTTTAAATATAAAAAAAGCTGATTGTTATATAAAAAAGATAAAATCTGATAATAGGGTTTATATATTTGTAAAAGAAACTTTTAATGATAAAAAAATTGCTTATTATGATGCAGAGGCTGTTCTTTATAATGATGATATAAATACTTTAGATGAATATAAAAAAATAGTTAATGATGGTAATAAAATTATGGACTGTTCTATAATGGTTATGGAAAGTTCTGCTGATGTTTTTAACATATAGGATAAACGGATATAAAATGAAAAATAAATCTATTTTAATAACAGGTGCTTCAGGAAGTATAGGGTTTGCTATATCAAAAAAAGTTATAGAAAACGGATACGATGCTGTAATGTGCTACAATAAAAATGATTCTTTTATAGAAAAAATAAAATGTTTTGCAAAGGATTATGATGTTAATATAAGATTTTTGAAAATGAATATTACAGACAGAGAAGAAGTTAAAAATATTCTTGTTAAAGATATAGAAGAAAACGGCTCTTATTATGGTGTAGTGCTTTCATCTGGAATAACTATGGACAATGCTTTTCCTGCTATGACTGAAGATGAATGGGACAATGTTATAGATGTTAATCTTAAAAGTTTTTATAATGTAGTTAATCCTATTATTATGCATATAATAAGAGCAAGAAAAGGCGGAAGAATTATAGCAATAAGTTCAATATCCGGAATTATTGGTAATAGGGGGCAGGTTAATTATGCTGCTTCTAAGGCGGGACTAATAGGTGCTGTTAAATCTTTAGCTATAGAATTGGGTAAAAGAAATATTACTGTAAATTGTATTGCTCCGGGTATTATTGAAAGCGAGATGATAAATGATGAAATAATAGAGTATGCTAAAAATATGATAGCTTTAAAAAGAATAGGGAAACCTGAAGATGTTGCTAATGCTGTAAATTTCTTATTGTCTGATGATTCTAATTATATTACTAAACAGGTTATAAGTGTTGACGGTGGAATGTATTAATTATTTTACAAAAAATATTTTACAAATATTACTTTAATTATATTATATATAATAGCTATATATATATTGAGTTATTTATGAAAAATTTAATAAATATTATTTTCACTTTTGCTTTATTAGTTAATGTATCTTATGCCTTGACTGATAATGAAAGCCAATTTTTAAAATCCTGTGAAGAGGGTAAATATGATGCAGTTGTATCTTTTATAAATAAAAAGGTTAATATTGACACTGTATCAGAAGACGGAGTTACAGGATTAATGCTTGCCTCACATCATGGGCATACTGCTATTGTAAGGCTTTTGATTAATTCTAAAGCGGATCCGAATATTGCTGATAAAGTAGGATATACTGCTTTATTAATGGCTGCTGCAGGCGGATATAATGATATTATAAAGATTTTATTAAAGGCAAAAGCCGATGTCAATGCTGCCAACAGTTATGGAGAAACCGCTTTGCATATAGCTTCATATAAATTGTATGCTGATATAGTTCAGACTTTGATTGATTATAAAGTGAATATAAATGCTGTTAATGATGACGGAGATAATGCTTTAATAATGGTCTTTATGTCGGCTGATAAAAGTGAGAATATGCTTCCTGTTGCTAAACTGCTTTGCGACAATGGTATAGATGTTAATGCCAAAGATAAAAATGGAAGAACTGCACTTACTTATGTTAAAAATAATTATAAAAAGCCTGATACTTTGATATCATTTTTAACAGAATATGGTGCTTCTGAATAATATTTTATAAATTTTTAATTAATTATAATTTATTTTAAGGATTATTAAATGATAGAAGAATTGATAAAAAGAATACCTAAATTGGAAAATATAAAATCGAATATTGAATCTGCTATAAATGAAACTATAAAATGCTATGAAAGAGGAAATAAAGTTTTGATAGCAGGAAACGGAGGAAGTGCCTGTGATAGCGAGCATATAGCAGGTGAGTTATTAAAGAGTTTTTTAAAGAAGCGTCCTATTAATGAAGAGATACGAAAGGGGCTTTTACAATTTGATGACGGAGAGTATATCGCTGATAATTTGGAATCTCCTTTGAGAGCTGTTGCTTTAACTTCGCATTTAGGACTTTCAAGTGCTTACCTTAATGATAAAGAGCCTTATTTGGTATTTGCTCAGCAATTATTAGGATTCGGAGATAAAGGAGATATATTCTTTGCTATAAGCACATCAGGAAATGCCAAAAATATTATTTATGCTGCTAAACTTGCTAAGGCTATGGGAATAAAAGTTGTATCTTTTACAAATGAAAACGGAGGAAAACTTGCTGAGATGGCTGATATTGCTATTAAAGCTCCGGCAAAAGAAACTCATATATCTCAGGAATTTCATGAAGCAATATATCATGAAATTTGTATAAGAGTGGAAGAACATTTCTTTAAAGAAAACAGATAATTGTTAAAGGTTAAAAATAGCGGGCTTGTAATTATTATATAATTGCAAGCCCTATTTATTATGTAGTAATATAAAAAGGAACTATTATTGTTTATTATAGTTTAATTATTATAAATATTGTTTGGTATAGTAAGTCCTAATTTATCAATCATATTAGTATTAACAACAAAGTCATGATTTTGAGATGGCTCTAATGGTATGTTTTTTATATCATTTATACCTTCTAATACTTCTATTGTTTTTTTAGCTGTAAGTATTCCCATATCATAATAATCAACGGAATATGTAACAGTGCCTCCTATTTTTGTCATGCTGGCATCTGCACATACAATCGGAATTTTTGTGCTTTCTTCTATCATAGCAACATTAGCCATGCTGTTTGCTATTATATTGTCTGTAGGAGAGAATATAGCATCTACCTTATTTACGGCACTTAACATAATTTGCTGTATTTCATTTGCATTGGCAACAGTTAAATCAATATACTCAAGTCCGAGAGAATCTAATTTTTCTTTAGCTAATTTTATTTGATATGCAGAATTAATTTCACTTGAGCAGTATAAAAGTCCTATTTTTTTAGCATTCGGCAATAGTGTATGCATTAGTTCTATTTGTTTTTCTATAGGCGGTAGATTTATTACACCTGTTACATTTACATTTGGTTTATTTAAATTCGTTACCAGCTTTGCACCTATAGGATCTCCTATTCCTGAAACTATTATTGGTATATCCTTTGTTAAATTAACGGCTGATTGTGCAGAAGGTGTGCCTATTGCTATTATTATGTCTTTTTTATCATTAACGAACTTTTGTGCTATTGTATTGCAGTTTGCCTGTTCTCCCTGAGCATTTTGATAATCTATATTTATTTTTTTATTGCTGTCCTTGTAATATTTATTTAATTCATCTGTTATGCCTTTATATATTAAGTCCAATGCATCATGCTCTATCATCTGACTTATTCCTATTGTTATAACTTCATCAGTTTCAGTTTTTGGATATAAATATTTTTTGCTTATAGTAAATGATGATACCAATATAAATATTATTATCAATGTAAAAATTATAGTTTTATTTCTTTTCATTTTTCAATCCTTTTATATTTAATTTTTAATTTCATTATGAATTACTTTATATAGTAATATTACTATATAAAGTAATTTTGTCAATACTATTTATAGTATTTTTTGTATATTTTTATTATTTTTTATTGATTATTATAAAAAAATATATATTATTGTATTATTATCTAATAAGGGCATTGCTATAATGAAGATACTTTTAATAAAACAAACATCATTGGGAGATGTTTTGCATATTACTCCTGTTATAAGGGCATTAAAAAAATGGAAGCCGGATTGTAGTATAGATGTTGTTACAGATAAAAGAGCTTTAGGAATATTAGAAAATAATCCTTATATAAATAAATTGTATGTTTTGGATATATACAGATATGAAACTGAGATATTTAAATCTCCTTTATTATTTTTTTCTACTATAAGAGAGTTTTTTTCACATATAAAAGATGTTAGGAAGGAGCATTATGATATAGCTATGGATTTGCAGGGACTTGAAAGGAGCATTATATTTTTGTATTTATGTCATTCAAAAAAGAAATATGCCAAAGGTAAATGGTTAGGAGTAAAAAGCAATTATTATAAAGATATAAATGCTATAGTAGGGTTATTATCTTTTTTGAAGTTTATAGACTGTCCAGATGATGGTACTGATTTAGACTATTTTTTACCTAAAAACATAGATATAGATTTTGCTGAAAGGATAGAGAAGATAAAGTATTCAATAAACAGCAATTTTAATATAGATAGTGAATATATAGTTTTTTCTCCATTTTCGAGATGGGAAACTAAGGATTTGCCTGTTAATAAATCAAGGGAAATAATAAAAGAAATACAAAAATTAAAAGATATACAAATAATAGTTTCAGCTACATCCGATTATAATGAAAAATGTTCTGAAATAGTTAAGGGTTTTGATAATGTAGTCAATACTTCAGGACTTTTCAATTTGTCTGAATTAGCATATTTGATAAGAAATTCTAAAGGAATGATTACGGTTGATTCTTTTCCTATGCATACAGGATGTGCATTTCAAAAACCTCTTATAGCAATATTTGGTCCAACAAGCGAAGTTAGGGTAGGACCAATTGCAAAAAATTCTGAAACTATAAGAGCAGAAGGACTAGAATGTGCAAGATGCTATAAAAGAAAGAACTGCCATAATAATCATATATGTATGGAAAATATAGATGCTGAAAGTTTAGCAAAAAGATTTATAGAAAAGATTAAGTATTGATATAAAAAATATAAATTGTATAATATTATAAAGAGGGGGTATATCATGAAAATAACTTTTTTGGGTACAGGTACTTCCGATGGTGTTCCTATGATTGGATGCAAATGTAAAGTATGCAGAAGCAAAGATAAAAGAGATAAGAGAACAAGATCCTCAATACTAATAAGACATAATGATAAAAATTATGTGGTTGATACTTCCGCTGATTTTAGAGCTCAGATGTTAAGAGAAAAAGTTGATAGACTTGAAGCGGTATTTTATACGCATTCGCATGCAGATCATACTTCCGGCATAGTTGATTTGAGATCATTGAATTTTATAATGCATTCGGCAATAGATTGTTATGGCAATAAAGAGACTATGGATAATTTAAGAGAGAAGTACGATTTCTTTTTTAATCCTATTCAAGTAGGAGGAGGACTTCCTCAGGTAGTTTTTCATCATATAGAAAATGAAATGATTTTTGATGATATTAAAGTTACTCCTATTGCGGTAAAGCATGGGGTTCTTAATATACTTGGTTATAGATTTAATAATTTTACATATATAACAGATGCAAGCCATATAAGCGATGAGAGTTTGAAATTGATTGAAGGGACTGAAGTTTTAGTTTTAAATGGATTAAGATACAGACAGCATCATACTCATTTATCTTTGCAGGAATCTGTAAATATAGCGGATAAATTAGGCGTGAAAAAAGCTTATTTTACTCATATGACGCATGATGTTTTGCATAGACATTTAGAAAAAGAACTGCCTGCAAATATGTATCCTGCTTATGATGGTCTTAGTATAGAAATTTAATGATTTGACATTATATTGTTTTTTTTATATTATAATAATAGTAAGATAATTTAAGAGAGAACATTATGAAAAAATTAACAGCATCATTATTTTTTATTATATTTTTTAGTATTAATGCATTTTCTCAGCATGGAGGCGGTGTTGCTTTATTTGTTCCATTAACAGGAAGTTTTGCATTTGCTGATTTGAGAGGATTAGATAACAGTAAAATTGATATACTAAAAGGAAGCAGTTCATTTGATTTCGGAGTATTACTTCAGCCGGGATATTTTTATGATTTCGGAGGATTATTGGGTTTTGATGTTTTAGCCGATATAGGATATTATAGAAGTTCTTATAAATATATAAACTCTCAAGATGCCGGAATAGTTTCTTATACATTTGATACTTTAAATACGGGTGCTATGTTTAGAGTTACTTTTTTAGTTCTTTCTTTAGGTATAGGAGCAGGGGCTAAAATACCATTGGCTGCTGATTTGAAGGATGGGGATTATAATTCTAAATTAAATGCTGATGAAATAAAAAAATCATTTACATCTGCTGTTATACCATATCTCAAGTTTACTATAGATTTTAAATATAATTTAAGCAGTTTTGCCGCTATTGCAGCGGGTTTATACTTTAATTATGATTTTGCTATGAATTACAAAAATCCTAATTATTCAAGATATAATATACATTCTTTTGATTTTGGAGTACAAATAGGTACTTATTTGGTTGGAACTAGTTATTAATTTACTATCAGACTGATTTTATATTATTGATAAATAGGATATAGAAATATGCTTAAAGAACTTTTACAGCCGGAAATTGAGGACCTAATAGAAGAAAAAGAATGGGAAGCATTAAGAGATATACTTACTTTATGGCAGGAGGTAGAGACAGCCAATCTCATTACTTCTCTCAAAAATGATGATAAATATAAAGTTTTTAGTATCTTACCTAAAGATTATTATTACAAAGTATTTCCTGAACTTGCTCCTATAGATCAGCAGAGAATCATAGAGGATATGCAGGAAGCAGATATTAAAGACCTTTTAGAAAATATTAATCCTGATGACAGAACATATTTTTTGGCATCTATTCCTGAAACTATGTCTGAAAATATACTAAAACTTTTAGGAAGTGAAGAGCGGGAAATAGCTTCTTGGCTTTTAGCATACCCTGAAGGAAGTATAGGGCGTTTAATGACCCCTGAATATATAAGTATTAAACCAGATTGGACAGTAAATGAAGCATTTGAATATGTGAGAAGTAATATAGAGGAATCAGAAACATATACTACTTTGTATGTTATAGATGCAAAAAGAACATTGATTGGCTCTATTGCTTTGAGAAAATTATTTTTTATAGATAAAGACACATTAATATCAGAAATAACTAATAATTGTCCCTATATATCGGTTTATGATGATCAGGAAAATGCTATTGATATAATAAAAAAATATAATCTTCATTCTCTTGCCGTTGTTGATGACAGACATTCTATGATAGGAATAGTTACTGTAGATGATATAATGGATATAGCGGAAGAAGAGTATACAGATGATTTTCATAAAATGGCAGGAATAACTTCAAGCGAGGATCAGTTTGATGATAATTTGAAAATTACACCTATATCAACCCTTTATAAACAGAGGATATTATGGCTTTTAATATTAGTATTTATTAATATATTTTCAGGAGGTGTTATAGGGATATTTCAAAATACTCTGCAGAAGCATATAGTTTTGGTTGTTTTTCTTCCTTTGCTTATAGGAAGCGGGGGTAATGCCGGAAGTCAGTCTGCTACTCTTGTTATAAGATCTTTAGCTATTGGAGATGTGGTATTAAAGGATTGGTTTTATATGCTTTCAAAAGAAGTATTAGTGGCATCTATGTTAGGTTTGAGTATGGCTGCTGGGGCGTATATATTAGGTGTCATAAGGGGAGGATTAGAAATAGCGGCTATTGTATCTATATCAATGTTTAGTATAGTTTTTATTGGAAGTATTATAGGGCTTTGTCTGCCTTTTATACTTACTAAATTCAATATA
It encodes the following:
- a CDS encoding beta-ketoacyl synthase N-terminal-like domain-containing protein, which codes for MSNVLLDFGIINCLARNKEELYNKYFLNGEYGLKENNDYVKKFFLGKIDNDFFNFELDNPYNNKINKMALHAVNQLKPIIDEAKKRYGKNRISVIVGTCENGSDETKDYILKGSVIDEKKILIMQSLNICCDFLKKYFDVSGISFTVSTACTSSANAIIAADELIRSGVIDAAIVGGADVVTDTVVYGFDSLEVVDYNKTNSFSKNRKGINLGEGAAFTVIAKDNLIDSKNALYLKGYNSNSDSHHMTSPDINGTTTSKCINDALKHADMNINDIDYINLHGTGTSINDKMESTTLNIVNAANIYCSSSKTSFGHTIGAAAAMELGVCYIALSDINKEKILPPHLYDGEYDDTLAKINLVTSKVKAERLENCMSVSFGFGGSNTCLIVGK
- a CDS encoding 3-hydroxyacyl-ACP dehydratase, coding for MENKYKLNIPHKGKMLLIEGISDINFDDKEILSFADIKKDNIFYDISEPEGIDSYIFTEYAAQTVAAYNGALSDNDDNKRIGFILNIKKADCYIKKIKSDNRVYIFVKETFNDKKIAYYDAEAVLYNDDINTLDEYKKIVNDGNKIMDCSIMVMESSADVFNI
- the fabG gene encoding 3-oxoacyl-ACP reductase FabG, producing MKNKSILITGASGSIGFAISKKVIENGYDAVMCYNKNDSFIEKIKCFAKDYDVNIRFLKMNITDREEVKNILVKDIEENGSYYGVVLSSGITMDNAFPAMTEDEWDNVIDVNLKSFYNVVNPIIMHIIRARKGGRIIAISSISGIIGNRGQVNYAASKAGLIGAVKSLAIELGKRNITVNCIAPGIIESEMINDEIIEYAKNMIALKRIGKPEDVANAVNFLLSDDSNYITKQVISVDGGMY
- a CDS encoding ankyrin repeat domain-containing protein, which produces MKNLINIIFTFALLVNVSYALTDNESQFLKSCEEGKYDAVVSFINKKVNIDTVSEDGVTGLMLASHHGHTAIVRLLINSKADPNIADKVGYTALLMAAAGGYNDIIKILLKAKADVNAANSYGETALHIASYKLYADIVQTLIDYKVNINAVNDDGDNALIMVFMSADKSENMLPVAKLLCDNGIDVNAKDKNGRTALTYVKNNYKKPDTLISFLTEYGASE
- a CDS encoding D-sedoheptulose-7-phosphate isomerase gives rise to the protein MIEELIKRIPKLENIKSNIESAINETIKCYERGNKVLIAGNGGSACDSEHIAGELLKSFLKKRPINEEIRKGLLQFDDGEYIADNLESPLRAVALTSHLGLSSAYLNDKEPYLVFAQQLLGFGDKGDIFFAISTSGNAKNIIYAAKLAKAMGIKVVSFTNENGGKLAEMADIAIKAPAKETHISQEFHEAIYHEICIRVEEHFFKENR
- a CDS encoding ABC transporter substrate-binding protein — protein: MKRNKTIIFTLIIIFILVSSFTISKKYLYPKTETDEVITIGISQMIEHDALDLIYKGITDELNKYYKDSNKKINIDYQNAQGEQANCNTIAQKFVNDKKDIIIAIGTPSAQSAVNLTKDIPIIVSGIGDPIGAKLVTNLNKPNVNVTGVINLPPIEKQIELMHTLLPNAKKIGLLYCSSEINSAYQIKLAKEKLDSLGLEYIDLTVANANEIQQIMLSAVNKVDAIFSPTDNIIANSMANVAMIEESTKIPIVCADASMTKIGGTVTYSVDYYDMGILTAKKTIEVLEGINDIKNIPLEPSQNHDFVVNTNMIDKLGLTIPNNIYNN
- a CDS encoding glycosyltransferase family 9 protein, whose amino-acid sequence is MKILLIKQTSLGDVLHITPVIRALKKWKPDCSIDVVTDKRALGILENNPYINKLYVLDIYRYETEIFKSPLLFFSTIREFFSHIKDVRKEHYDIAMDLQGLERSIIFLYLCHSKKKYAKGKWLGVKSNYYKDINAIVGLLSFLKFIDCPDDGTDLDYFLPKNIDIDFAERIEKIKYSINSNFNIDSEYIVFSPFSRWETKDLPVNKSREIIKEIQKLKDIQIIVSATSDYNEKCSEIVKGFDNVVNTSGLFNLSELAYLIRNSKGMITVDSFPMHTGCAFQKPLIAIFGPTSEVRVGPIAKNSETIRAEGLECARCYKRKNCHNNHICMENIDAESLAKRFIEKIKY
- a CDS encoding MBL fold metallo-hydrolase, whose amino-acid sequence is MKITFLGTGTSDGVPMIGCKCKVCRSKDKRDKRTRSSILIRHNDKNYVVDTSADFRAQMLREKVDRLEAVFYTHSHADHTSGIVDLRSLNFIMHSAIDCYGNKETMDNLREKYDFFFNPIQVGGGLPQVVFHHIENEMIFDDIKVTPIAVKHGVLNILGYRFNNFTYITDASHISDESLKLIEGTEVLVLNGLRYRQHHTHLSLQESVNIADKLGVKKAYFTHMTHDVLHRHLEKELPANMYPAYDGLSIEI
- the mgtE gene encoding magnesium transporter; the encoded protein is MLKELLQPEIEDLIEEKEWEALRDILTLWQEVETANLITSLKNDDKYKVFSILPKDYYYKVFPELAPIDQQRIIEDMQEADIKDLLENINPDDRTYFLASIPETMSENILKLLGSEEREIASWLLAYPEGSIGRLMTPEYISIKPDWTVNEAFEYVRSNIEESETYTTLYVIDAKRTLIGSIALRKLFFIDKDTLISEITNNCPYISVYDDQENAIDIIKKYNLHSLAVVDDRHSMIGIVTVDDIMDIAEEEYTDDFHKMAGITSSEDQFDDNLKITPISTLYKQRILWLLILVFINIFSGGVIGIFQNTLQKHIVLVVFLPLLIGSGGNAGSQSATLVIRSLAIGDVVLKDWFYMLSKEVLVASMLGLSMAAGAYILGVIRGGLEIAAIVSISMFSIVFIGSIIGLCLPFILTKFNIDPAISGAPMLTSICDIVGTALYCSIATIAFIIFF